CAATTTTGATGATACCACGTTCAACACGACCTGTTACAACTGTACCACGACCTGAGATTGAGAATACATCTTCGATAGGCATGATGAATGCTCCGTCGATTGCACGCTCTGGCTCTGGAATGTAAGTATCAAGTGCATCAGCAAGCTCAATGATTTTCGCTTCCCATGCTTCATCGCCTTGAAGAGCGCCTAAAGCAGAACCTTGAATTACCGGTAAGTCATCACCTGGGAAATCATATTCAGAAAGAAGTTCACGAACTTCCATTTCTACTAATTCTAATAATTCTTCATCATCTACAACGTCACATTTGTTCATGAAAACGATGATGAAAGGAACACCAACTTGGCGAGACAATAAGATGTGTTCACGTGTTTGTGGCATAGGACCATCTGTAGCAGCAACTACTAAGATAGCGCCATCCATTTGTGCAGCACCAGTGATCATATTTTTGATATAATCGGCGTGACCAGGACAATCTACGTGTGCATAGTGACGTGCTTCAGTATCGTATTCGATGTGAGAAGTATTAATTGTAATACCACGTTCACGTTCTTCAGGAGCGTTATCGATTTGTGCGAAATCTTTAACTTCACCACCGTGAACTTTAGTTAATACCGCAGAGATAGCGGCTGTTAAAGTAGTTTTACCGTGATCAACGTGTCCAATAGTACCAACATTTACATGTGGTTTATTACGTTCAAATTTTTCTTTAGCCATTGTAAGATACCTCTGGGTATAGTAATTATTTACTGTTTAAGTTTGATATTTAATTTGAGATAAGGATAGATTAATCTAGGAATGGTGCTGATAGGCAGATTCGAACTGCCGACCTCACCCTTACCAAGGGTGCGCTCTACCAACTGAGCCATATCAGCATTCATATACAAAGATTGGAGCGGGCGGCGAGAATCGAACTCGCAGCTTTAGCTTGGAAGGCTAAGGTATTACCACTATACGACGCCCGCGTTTTCTATCAGATATCTTTTTTTTTGAACTATACTTTTCAACAAAGTATAACTCGAAAGATGGTGGAGGGAGGTGGATTCGAACCACCGAAGGCTGAGCCGTCAGATTTACAGTCTGATCCCTTTGGCCACTCGGGAACCCCTCCACTTTAAGCCTATACCTTTTCCAAGGTACCCTATAAAAGCATTGCTTTAATAAGTATTAATGGTGCCGACTGCCGGAATCGAACTGGCGACCTACTGATTACAAGTCAGTTGCTCTACCAACTGAGCTAAGTCGGCACTACATTAAGTGGTGCGAATTCTAGTGTAATGTTTTACGCCTTGCAATAGCTAAATTCAAATATTTTGCACTTTTTTCATCTTTATTGTTTGTTTGATGGTTTTTCATTCAAAGGAAGGTCGTTTTTGCTGCTCAACGGCTTGTTACTGGTGGTTAAAGTAAAAAATCCGACACTGTTAAATGTCGGATCTCTTTATTTTTCTTTGTTAGGACATATTTTTGGCTATATTTCTTACTATATATAGCCGTGTTATCCCTTAATTAAATGCAATGCTTAGTGTGATAAGGAGGAAGCTGGCATTCCACCTAATTGTCCTGCTGACATTTGTGGCATTATTGGCGTTTGTTGATCAACTTGTGCTCTAGCCGCTGCCGCTGTTAAAGCGCCAACTGATTTATTTCGTGCTCTCACCATAGGAGCCGGGATGATACGACCCTTTATTTTCGGTTCAGGTGCAAAGTTAGCCGCCGATTTACCCAAGAGGCGAGTATGGATACAAGATCTAATTTCTTCTAATGTGTAATTGGCTTTTACTTTAATACGAAGGTGTGGAATTGAAGCGGCTTCTAAACTACCACTCACAAACCAGTCTTTTTTAATT
The DNA window shown above is from Colwellia psychrerythraea 34H and carries:
- the tuf gene encoding elongation factor Tu — its product is MAKEKFERNKPHVNVGTIGHVDHGKTTLTAAISAVLTKVHGGEVKDFAQIDNAPEERERGITINTSHIEYDTEARHYAHVDCPGHADYIKNMITGAAQMDGAILVVAATDGPMPQTREHILLSRQVGVPFIIVFMNKCDVVDDEELLELVEMEVRELLSEYDFPGDDLPVIQGSALGALQGDEAWEAKIIELADALDTYIPEPERAIDGAFIMPIEDVFSISGRGTVVTGRVERGIIKIGEEVEVVGIRDTQKSTCTGVEMFRKLLDEGRAGENCGVLLRGLKREDVERGQVLCAPGSILPHTKFESEVYVLSKDEGGRHTPFFKGYRPQFYFRTTDITGAVELPEGVEMVMPGDNLKFVVELINPVAMDEGLRFAIREGGRTVGAGVVSKIMA